One Arthrobacter sp. B3I4 genomic window, GCGCCGCCTGATCCCGCGCACCGATGACCTGCTGGCCCTTCCCGGCGTCCGGGCCGCCCGGAAGCGCCTCAGTGATCGTGTCATCCGCGACCTCATCCGGCACACCCAGGAGCAGGCGCGGCGCAGCGAACTCGCCCCCGCGCAGGTGGAACCCGCCCTGCTCGCCGCCGTCGCTGCCCGTTCGGCGACGACCCTGCGCCCGGTGCTCAACGCGACCGGCGTCGTCGTCCATACCAACCTCGGCCGTGCCCCGCTTTCTGCCGCTGCCGTTGACGCCCTGGTCGCAGCCAGCGGCTACGTCGACGTGGAGCTGGACCTGGCGACCGGCAGCCGGTCCCGCCGCGGCGCCGGGGCCCGGGCCGCACTGCTCGCCGCCTGTCCCGCTGCCGAGGACGCGCTGGTGGTCAACAACGGTGCTGCCGCGCTGGTCCTGGCGACCACAGCGCTGGCCGCCGGCCGTGAAGTGGTGGTGAGCCGCGGGGAACTGGTTGAAATCGGTGCCGGCTTCCGGCTGCCGGACCTGATCGAATCGACGGGCGCGAGGCTGCACGAGGTGGGAACGACGAACCGGACGCACCTCTCGGACTACGCCGATGCCCTCAGCCCCGCCACCGGCTGCGTGCTCAAGGTCCACCCGAGCAACTTCCGGGTGGAGGGATTCACCTCCGAAGTTCCGCTCGGCGAGTTGAGCCCGCTCGCCGCGGCGCACGGCGTCGCCCTCGTGGCGGACCTCGGCAGCGGACTGCTGGCGCCCGATCCGCACCTGCCCGGGGAACCCGATGTCGCCACCGCGCTGGCCAGCGGGGCCGACGTCGTCATCGCCAGCGGCGACAAACTGCTCGGCGGGCCCCAGGCCGGTTTGCTGCTCGGCCGCGCGGAGGTCATCTCCCGGTTGGCGCGCCACCCGCTGGCCCGCGCCGTCCGGGCCGACAAACTCGCCCTCGCAGCACTGGAGGCAACGGTCGCCGGAGAAGCACCGCCCGTGGTCCAGGCGCTGCACGCCGACCCTGACCGGCTGCGGAGCCGCACCGAGCGGCTCGCAGCGGCCCTCCAGGTACCGGTCACCGCACACGATGGCCGGGTCGGCGGCGGCGGAGCGCCCGGCGTCCCTCTGCCGGGGTGGGCGCTCCGGCTCCCCCAGGCCGCCGCCGCTCCCCTGCGCACCGGTGACCCCGCCGTGCTCCCGCGCGTCCATGACGGCTTCTGCCTCCTCGACCTGCGCTGCGTGCCCGAAGCCGACGATGACCGGATCCTCGACGCGGTACGCCGGGCGCTGGCGACCCTCGAGGCTGCAGCTGAAGTCGGGGCGGGCTAAGCAATGCATGTCATTGCCACCGCCGGACACGTCGATTCCGGAAAGAGCACGCTGGTGCGCGCGCTGACCGGCATGGAGCCCGACCGCTGGGAAGAAGAGCGGCGCCGCGGGCTGACCATCGACCTGGGCTACGCGTGGACCACGTTGCCGTCCGGCCGGGATGTGGCGTTCGTGGACGTCCCGGGCCACGAACGCTTCCTCGGCAACATGCTCGCCGGAATCGGGCCGGCACCGGTCGTGTGCTTCGTCGTCGCTGCCGACGAGGGCTGGCAGGCCCAGTCTGGTGACCACCGGGATGCCGTTGCGGCGCTGGGCATTGAGTACGGCGTCGTGGTCCTCAGCCGCGCCGACCGGGCGTTGGGGCAGGTTGCTGAGGTCCTCGCCCGGACCCGAAGGGAGCTGGCCGGGACGGGTCTGGCGAACGCGCCGGCAGTAGCTGTCTCGGCGATCGAAGGCACCGGCCTGGCCGAATTGCGCACAACGCTCGACGACGTGCTGGCCGCGGTACCCTCCCCCGCCACCACGGGCCGGGTCCGGTTGTGGGTGGACCGCTCCTTCACCATCAAGGGTTCCGGCACGGTGGTGACCGGAACACTGGCCGCGGGTACGCTCAGCCAGGGCGACCGGCTGGAGCTGTTCGGCCACGATGGCTCGCGATCCGTGGTGGTCCGCGGCCTGCAAAGCCGCGACACGTCCTACTCCTCGCTGGGTCCGGTGAACCGGGTGGCGCTGAACCTGCGGGATGTTTCTGCCGCCGACGTCCGCCGCGGCGACGCGTTGCTGACCGCCGACGCCTGGCCCGTCACGGCGGTCCTGGGGATCCAGCGCACGTCCGGGGTGGCCTACACGGATGTCCCGGAGCAGCTCATGGTGCATGCCGGAACAGCTGCCGTACCGGCCCGGTTACGTCCGTTTGGTCCTGACCATGCCCGGCTCGTCCTGGACCGGCGCCTGCCGCTCGTACTCGGGGACCGTCTGGTGCTGCGGGACCCCGGGAGCCGCTCGGTGCTGGGCGGCGCACAAGTCCTCGACGCCGACCCGCCGGCCTTGCGGCGCCGCGGGGACGGCGCCCACTGGGCGGAACGGCTCGCTGGCATGGACTCCGGCGGGGACGTGCTGGGTGAAGTGGCACGCCGCGGGGCGGTGCAGGAAGAACACCTGCGCCGGCTCGGGCTCCTCCCTGCGCAGGACGGAAATGCGCAGGACGCGGACGCCCCGGCCGGCGTCCGGGTGCTCGGCGACTGGTGGGTGCACGCCCCCGCCTTTGAGGCATGGCAGCGCCGGCTGCGAACGGCAGTACAGGCGCTGCACGAGCGCGATCCGTTGGCGCCGGGCCTGTCCGGCGGCGCGGCGCGGGACCTGCTCGAACTTCCCCATGAGGGGCTCCTCGCGCCGGTTGTCGAGGGCGCGGGTCTGGAACAGGAGGGCGGCCACATCCGGCTGCCCGGCAGCGCTGGCGACCTCGGCGCCGTCGGACTGGCGGTCACCGAGCTGGAGCGCCGGCTTACCGCGGGCGCGTTCCAGGCCCCGGAAGCCGGCGAGTTGGCCGCCCTGGGCCTGGGGGCGCGCGAACTGGCCGCCGCCGAACGCACCGGGCGTCTGCTCAGGCTGCGCGACGGTGTGGTGCTCCTGCCCACCGCGCCGGCGCTTGCGATGCGCGCGTTGGCTGGCCTGGAACAGCCCTTCACCACCAGCCAGGCACGCCAGGCACTCGGGACGACACGACGGGTCGCCGTTCCGTTGCTTGAATATCTCGACTCACGCGGCTGGACCCGGCGCCTGGACGCAGGCCACCGCACTGTGGTGCGCTGACCCGCTGATGCGCGCCAACGCCGTCGCGAGGCTACTTCCACACCCTGATGTAGTCCACTAACACGGCCCCCGCCGCACCAAACACCGGAGACCCCGCCGCATAGCCGACGTTGACGATGAGGTGGTGCGGGGCTCCGCCATCCCGGGTCGGATAGGAGTGCACCAGCCGGCCGTCGTAGTAAACGTCGTTCCTTCCGGTCATGCGGTTCACGCCGTAGACGTGGTACTCCCCCGCCCAGCAGCCGGCGATAGTCTTGTTGGCGTTGCCCGCAGACGAATGGTAATTGGAGTGCATGACGCCGCCCAGGGGTTCGGCGATGTCGTTCTCGCCGGTGGCCGGCCACGACTGGCCGGTGGTCCACCATGCCGGCCAGTTGTGGATCCCGGAGCCGCAGCGGCCCGGAAAGAGAATCCTGGCCTCGAAGTACCCGAAACCGAATTCGGCGCCGGAGTGGCCCGCAACTCCGTCCTTCGGACTGGTCGAAACGAGCGCGCCCTTGTCGGCTGCTGACATCTGCAGGCGCAGGGCGCCGCCAGCCACGCTGACGTTGCTCGAGCACGTCTGGACCAGGTTCATCACGGAGCCGGCGCTGCAGTCCTTGAACCAGTATGGCGTCCACACGGAGCGGTTCAACGAGTCGAAATTGTCCTCGAAAACCAGAGCCCACGTACCGGGCACGCCGGGAGGCGCAGGCGTCCCGGTGGCGCCGAAAGCTACGCTCCCGGACAGGACAACGGACCTGAAAGCCGCCGCAAGGCCGCCCCAGATGCTGGACTTCCTCACTTCTCTCCCTTCAAACGATGCTTCCATCGTTCAGCTCACGGGGAGACCGTTGCTGCTTCCCGCGGGTGAGGAGCGCTTCATGCCACGGAACCAGCCACCCGCCCGCACAAGGGAAGTGTGGCACCGACGGCGGGCCGATTCAAGAGGTCCCGGTTATGGGCGGTCTACCGCTCGCCGCG contains:
- the selA gene encoding L-seryl-tRNA(Sec) selenium transferase encodes the protein MDQTDPRRLIPRTDDLLALPGVRAARKRLSDRVIRDLIRHTQEQARRSELAPAQVEPALLAAVAARSATTLRPVLNATGVVVHTNLGRAPLSAAAVDALVAASGYVDVELDLATGSRSRRGAGARAALLAACPAAEDALVVNNGAAALVLATTALAAGREVVVSRGELVEIGAGFRLPDLIESTGARLHEVGTTNRTHLSDYADALSPATGCVLKVHPSNFRVEGFTSEVPLGELSPLAAAHGVALVADLGSGLLAPDPHLPGEPDVATALASGADVVIASGDKLLGGPQAGLLLGRAEVISRLARHPLARAVRADKLALAALEATVAGEAPPVVQALHADPDRLRSRTERLAAALQVPVTAHDGRVGGGGAPGVPLPGWALRLPQAAAAPLRTGDPAVLPRVHDGFCLLDLRCVPEADDDRILDAVRRALATLEAAAEVGAG
- a CDS encoding glycoside hydrolase family 16 protein, with translation MRKSSIWGGLAAAFRSVVLSGSVAFGATGTPAPPGVPGTWALVFEDNFDSLNRSVWTPYWFKDCSAGSVMNLVQTCSSNVSVAGGALRLQMSAADKGALVSTSPKDGVAGHSGAEFGFGYFEARILFPGRCGSGIHNWPAWWTTGQSWPATGENDIAEPLGGVMHSNYHSSAGNANKTIAGCWAGEYHVYGVNRMTGRNDVYYDGRLVHSYPTRDGGAPHHLIVNVGYAAGSPVFGAAGAVLVDYIRVWK
- the selB gene encoding selenocysteine-specific translation elongation factor, which produces MHVIATAGHVDSGKSTLVRALTGMEPDRWEEERRRGLTIDLGYAWTTLPSGRDVAFVDVPGHERFLGNMLAGIGPAPVVCFVVAADEGWQAQSGDHRDAVAALGIEYGVVVLSRADRALGQVAEVLARTRRELAGTGLANAPAVAVSAIEGTGLAELRTTLDDVLAAVPSPATTGRVRLWVDRSFTIKGSGTVVTGTLAAGTLSQGDRLELFGHDGSRSVVVRGLQSRDTSYSSLGPVNRVALNLRDVSAADVRRGDALLTADAWPVTAVLGIQRTSGVAYTDVPEQLMVHAGTAAVPARLRPFGPDHARLVLDRRLPLVLGDRLVLRDPGSRSVLGGAQVLDADPPALRRRGDGAHWAERLAGMDSGGDVLGEVARRGAVQEEHLRRLGLLPAQDGNAQDADAPAGVRVLGDWWVHAPAFEAWQRRLRTAVQALHERDPLAPGLSGGAARDLLELPHEGLLAPVVEGAGLEQEGGHIRLPGSAGDLGAVGLAVTELERRLTAGAFQAPEAGELAALGLGARELAAAERTGRLLRLRDGVVLLPTAPALAMRALAGLEQPFTTSQARQALGTTRRVAVPLLEYLDSRGWTRRLDAGHRTVVR